One window from the genome of Leuconostoc suionicum encodes:
- a CDS encoding PLP-dependent cysteine synthase family protein: protein MLIKNIHQLVGQTPIIELQIPVPNQSRIFAKLEMFNPGGSIKDRLGQFLISDAWQRNLINQNSTIIEPTAGNTGIGLALAAQQYKLPTILVVPEKFSAEKQQLMKALGATIINTPSSEGIKGAISKAKALAAEIENSYLPMQFANPANPETYYQTLAPEIVKDLKNEKIDAFVAGAGSGGTFAGIAKYLSEYDATIKNIVVEPEGSILNGGPAHAHRTEGIGVEFVPPFFESIHIDKTLTISDDSAFQQVRYVAENLGLFIGSSSGAALAASLQMAETLPPQSNIVTIFPDSSERYMSTNIYGN from the coding sequence ATGCTAATCAAAAACATACATCAATTAGTTGGCCAAACACCGATAATTGAACTGCAAATACCTGTCCCAAACCAAAGTCGCATTTTTGCAAAACTGGAGATGTTCAATCCTGGTGGTAGCATTAAAGACCGTTTAGGACAATTCTTAATATCAGATGCTTGGCAGCGAAATCTAATTAATCAAAATTCAACGATTATTGAACCGACTGCCGGAAATACTGGTATTGGCTTGGCATTAGCAGCGCAACAATATAAATTACCCACTATTCTTGTTGTACCTGAGAAATTCAGCGCTGAAAAACAGCAACTCATGAAAGCATTAGGCGCAACAATCATCAACACACCTTCTAGCGAAGGCATTAAAGGTGCCATTTCCAAAGCAAAAGCGTTAGCAGCCGAAATTGAAAACAGCTACTTACCAATGCAATTTGCTAATCCTGCTAATCCTGAAACATATTACCAAACGCTAGCACCAGAAATCGTTAAAGACTTGAAAAACGAAAAGATTGATGCTTTTGTTGCTGGTGCTGGTAGTGGTGGAACTTTTGCTGGAATTGCCAAATACCTTAGTGAATATGATGCAACTATAAAAAATATTGTTGTAGAACCCGAAGGATCTATTTTAAATGGTGGCCCAGCGCATGCTCACCGCACAGAAGGTATTGGTGTTGAATTTGTGCCACCATTCTTCGAATCAATTCACATTGACAAAACATTAACTATTAGCGATGACAGTGCCTTTCAGCAAGTTCGATATGTTGCCGAGAACCTAGGACTTTTTATCGGTAGTTCAAGTGGCGCAGCCTTAGCTGCTAGTTTACAAATGGCAGAAACATTACCGCCACAAAGTAATATTGTCACGATATTCCCAGACAGCAGCGAACGATACATGAGCACAAATATTTATGGAAACTGA
- a CDS encoding trans-sulfuration enzyme family protein — MKFDTQLIHGGISLDQSTGAVSVPIHMASTFKQTKIGEAKYEYSRSGNPTREAVESLIADLENGTAGFAFASGSAAISTIFSLFSSGDHIIVGNDVYGGTFRLIDNVLKRTGQTFTIVDTRDLSAIQEAIQDNTVAIYLETPTNPLLRISDIKAISELAHRHNLLSIVDNTFASPYVQKPIDLGVDIVVHSASKYLGGHSDLIAGLVVTKGEELSEKIKFLQNAIGAILAPQESWLLQRGMKTLGLRMRAHQSNAQTIFDYLKTQDKVAKIYFPGDPDNPDHALAKQQMNGFGAMISFELKVGLDPEQFISNLKIITLAESLGALESLIEIPAKMTHGAIPRNIRISHGIQDELIRLSVGVEDIADLIEDLEQSFNQLK; from the coding sequence ATGAAATTTGATACACAACTTATTCATGGTGGCATTAGTCTTGACCAATCAACTGGCGCCGTATCTGTCCCAATTCATATGGCTTCAACCTTTAAGCAAACTAAAATTGGCGAGGCAAAATATGAATATTCAAGATCTGGTAACCCAACTCGTGAAGCCGTAGAAAGCTTAATTGCAGACTTAGAAAATGGTACTGCTGGCTTTGCTTTTGCATCAGGATCTGCGGCGATAAGTACTATTTTTTCACTTTTTTCATCTGGGGATCACATTATTGTTGGAAACGATGTTTATGGTGGTACATTTAGGCTAATTGACAATGTTCTAAAAAGAACAGGTCAGACATTTACAATTGTCGATACCCGTGATTTATCTGCTATTCAGGAAGCTATTCAAGATAATACTGTCGCCATTTACCTTGAAACACCAACTAATCCTCTATTACGCATTAGTGATATCAAGGCAATTTCTGAACTTGCTCATCGTCATAATTTATTAAGTATTGTTGACAACACATTTGCTTCTCCCTATGTACAAAAACCAATTGATTTAGGTGTGGATATTGTTGTTCACAGTGCTTCAAAGTATTTAGGTGGTCATAGCGACCTTATTGCTGGCTTAGTTGTTACCAAAGGCGAGGAACTTAGTGAGAAAATTAAGTTCTTACAAAATGCGATTGGTGCAATCCTGGCCCCTCAGGAAAGTTGGCTCCTACAACGAGGTATGAAAACGCTCGGTTTAAGAATGCGTGCTCACCAGTCAAATGCTCAAACAATATTTGACTACCTTAAAACACAAGATAAAGTTGCTAAGATATATTTCCCTGGTGATCCTGATAATCCTGACCACGCTTTAGCCAAACAACAGATGAATGGTTTTGGTGCCATGATTTCATTTGAGCTAAAGGTTGGGCTAGATCCAGAACAATTCATTAGTAACTTAAAAATCATTACCTTAGCAGAGAGTTTAGGTGCACTTGAAAGCCTAATTGAAATTCCAGCTAAAATGACTCACGGCGCCATTCCTCGTAATATCCGAATTTCTCATGGTATTCAAGACGAACTAATCCGTCTCTCTGTGGGTGTTGAAGATATTGCAGATTTAATTGAAGATCTAGAACAAAGTTTTAATCAATTGAAATAA
- the epsC gene encoding serine O-acetyltransferase EpsC, which yields MFFTAKSILKRDPAAKSLVMVILTYPGLHALWFHRIAHWLHIHHRYLLAAIVARWSAKRTDIFIAPGAQIGRGVFIDHGVGVVIGETAIIDDGVTILHGVTLGARHTVTERRHPHIESYSFIGAHAQLLGNITIGANSKVGANAVVLNDVPAYSTAVGNPARLV from the coding sequence ATGTTTTTTACTGCTAAATCAATTCTAAAGCGCGATCCGGCCGCAAAAAGCCTTGTGATGGTGATTTTAACTTACCCTGGTTTACATGCACTGTGGTTTCACCGCATTGCTCATTGGCTTCATATTCATCACCGTTATTTGCTTGCCGCTATCGTTGCTCGTTGGTCAGCCAAACGAACTGATATATTTATTGCACCCGGTGCACAAATTGGGCGTGGCGTGTTTATTGATCACGGCGTAGGTGTTGTTATTGGTGAAACTGCAATTATTGACGATGGTGTAACCATATTACATGGCGTCACTCTGGGTGCTCGTCATACGGTGACAGAACGTAGACACCCTCATATCGAGAGCTACAGCTTCATTGGTGCTCATGCGCAACTATTGGGCAATATTACTATCGGTGCAAATAGTAAAGTGGGTGCTAATGCAGTTGTTTTAAACGATGTCCCCGCCTATTCTACTGCTGTGGGTAATCCTGCACGCCTAGTCTAG